Genomic segment of Xiphias gladius isolate SHS-SW01 ecotype Sanya breed wild chromosome 16, ASM1685928v1, whole genome shotgun sequence:
GCTCGACCGCAGTATTGTGAATTTGCGGATAGTCGCTTGGAAACAGTAAACCTCACCTCCCACGATCCAAGGGCAACCCCCACGGTAACCGATATCACCGGAGGCCAGCCAGTGTTTACCTCCACCCATGGAAACAGACCCCTGCAGGTTCCTTCTCAGATGGGATGTAGACACAGTGAAACAGGATTCCTGTCCTTTGGCAGCCCACCTTGGTCTTTTTATCAAACATGGCGCTGGCGTTTCACTGGTGTCGAAATTGAATTCTaatgacacgcacacacaaaaaaaaatggaaaatcaaGGAGCTGAAATCACAAAGAATGCCCAAAATAATCTCTTGATGTTTCACTAACCTCTGCTGTCCCCTTCTGAGACCATTCCTACACCTTTATACTCTGAATTTTCTTGCAGCTGATGACCTTTACTCTGATTCTTACCCTATAACCTAGAGGACAAAGGATACAGCGCTGGCTAATTTAGAACCCCACTGTCTAGTCAATACCACTCTTTCCTCTCTATTGTTCTTGTCTATTTCAGGTCACTCCCAGCATCTCCCAGACCGCATTTCTCCAATACCGGACTACCGCACCTCCTGCCcacctgcacacatgcacacgcccACCGTCACCTCATGTGGTGTAAGTGGACAGGAGGCAGGAGGACCATGTTGTGAAACCTGTGATTATACGCTTGCGTAATCTCGACATTCCTCTTGTCTTAGATGTTGATCCTTTAATGTTTGAAGGCAGCAGAGCATATGGCCTCAGTAAAGTGCAGACAGGGCAGGAATTTAAGGCTTAGGAATCATTAACAGTttaaagaaaggaagagagattATTTTCACTGCCACAAGGCTCATGGAGCTCAGAGCCCCTGCAAGCCTGTGGAGCTTGGGACTGCAGTCAGTCGTGTTACTGCAGCGGTTCATTAGTCTCCCGTTGCCAGACCGTCAGGAACTCCGCAGTGTGTTTGGGCTGTTGCAGCTAATTAAGTAAAGAGGTGTACAGCTCAGGCCAGTGATGCTGCTAACTTAGTGTATAAGGCGGTTTGTCGGTGCTGGGGCTTCTGGCTTGAGATTCTAACATTTGCTCTGGACACTGATattaattttgatttcagtctatAAGTTTATATAAAAAGTAATATGTTCATTGATTGACAGGAGAAATAACGCTTACTTTGTTCTCAAACTTCTTCTGGCATGCCCCCCTTCAGTGATGGAAAACTGCATATATCCCACACATCACTCTGAAGTAATTATGATAAATTCCATTTAGCATCCATACTTGTTCACATTTGATTGAGTCTGGCTAACATTATGTATCATTGTGCAACAATCCATGCTGTATTTCAATTGACGTTTATTCTTTCGGGTAAATATACAAAAAGTCGGGATCAGTTTAAATCAATAACATCAAGTGGTTTTATAGCACAACTCCTCCCATTGAACAGCACAGGTCGTAAAATACTGATTACAGCAGAGGCTGGATTACCATTCAGGCAAAGTGGGCAACACCAGACCCCCTGTGGCCCACAAAGCCAGGATTACTCCATATTATTTGGGTTGACAgaagtttattcatttttaaaattgtaagaAAATCCccactgaagtacaatatgAGCTATGACAGGTTCTCCATCATCTATTTtatgtcccttttttttctgctgtcaagaccttaattgttttagtttatattgagctCATCTGTTGTTAAGTTGCATTTTACCAAATTGCTTCCATATGTTCTTAGTATAAAGTTGTTAACACACTGAGAACTGCAGGTAAAGTAATATTATTCTATCATAGAAGTTCTGTAAGGGTGCAACCAACAACTATTTATCAATACATTAGATAATTATTTCCATCATATTCAGATTGCCTTTTTTTGTtaccaacagtcaaaaatataaacatatttaatttactataaTAGAAAACTGGCTAAACTAGTAAATATTCCCACTTGAAAAGCTACTAAGAGTgaaattttggcttttttttgtttttcgttttttttttttttgggggggggggtttgccTTTTTTGGCatcaattaattttctctcactCGACTCAGTGGTTAAACAGGTCATCATTTCAGGTCTAGAGTACTGATTACTGGCTTGTGTCTGGGTGCCTGAGGAAGTTAATGGGGCTCTGATCTGGCCAAGAAacctatatacacacacacacacacacacacacacacacacacatatatatatatatatatatatatatatatatatagtgtgtgtgtgtttatatatatatatatatgatttttttgaacaaaatttTATTCCAAGAATAGGACATAGCGTGTCAGTCTCAAAACAAGTACACAACACAATTtgtcacaaaaagacaaattaagaaaaagtaCCAAGAAACCACCTGACTTTTGCCCTGAAGCTGCCCTGTCATTACAAAACCTTGATTGACAGGCGCTGAACCAATCAGACAAGGGAGCAGTCCGCTTGACAAATCATAAGGAAGAGGAGGCGGGACTAAACGGTACCAATGAGGTGGTCAGGGCTCTGCCGTACATGGTTATCGgagaaaacagaacagcagaaaGTTTAAATCTAATGAAAGTCTCAGAATGAATGGGACAGCTTACTCCAACTTTGACAATCAAGAACATGTCCTGAAACTGGGAGAGACGTTTGAGAAACACCCCAAAAGTGCCTACCATACAGTGCGATGTAAGTGGGATTTTGAATCAGTTGGTTATGTCTGGGTTTTCCAGAAGCTAACAGTAGCATGCTAGTTAGCTTGATGGCTAAAAATCCGAAGGCAGCGTTTTTAGACGCGTCGTCAGTACTTTTGTATCCGCCTGCTTTTGGCACTTTTTAGTAAGTTGACAGTTCTCTATGTTCTTTGTTGTCGCCATAAGTTAGTTAACTCTCAACTATTACAAAACATTGATGCCCCAGCTGTCAAAATGTTAGCGAATGTTAGCACTACGTTAAGGTATACACTACCGCCATCTAGCAGTACCGGTAGTTAACTGCAGCACTGAGGCAGCAACCGCTGCTGTGTTTGTataacaattacaaaaatattagcGGTACTGTGTTTAGTATTATATAGTAAATACTTAAATGTGTATAGtatgtttaattttcttgtcCCCCCCCACAGATGACTTCAAACCAGCCTCCATTGATACAACATGTGAAGGGGAGCTTGAAGTTGGCAAAGGAGAGCAAGTCACTATTACTTTACCCAATTTAGAGGTCAGTGTTTGATGCCCGAAAGCTTTTCTCCACAAGGAATATGTGTGGATGTTTGTAATGGCCGGATTAACCTCCTACAGGGCCCCAAAATTTTTTTGTTGGGGCCCCTCTTGACCGCCACTatacatggcagtttcattacTTCCTCAGGCAACCAGAAACCAAGCAGTGctccagagctgaaatgattagttgattgacagaaaatcaatggaaactattttgataattaaataatcgcagtacagtctttttctAAGCAAAAATCCCCAAAAGTTTGCTGGTAAAAGTTTCTCAAACGTGAGTATTTGCTAGTTTCCTGGTGTTCTCTGACAATGATCTCAACATATTTGGGTTTGTGACTGTTGCTCTGATAAAACTGAAGtaatttgaatatgttaaaatgggcttcagggaataataatgggaatttttcactacactgatattttatacactgaacaatcaattgattattaaaaaaaataatttttgacaTTGACTGATTATGAAAGTAATTTTAGTAGCAGCTGTACATTACTTCTATGATGTAATAATACTACCTGcccattttctgtgtgtttaattaCTTGACACCAAGATAACAGGTATCTAGTTGGTGGATATTTTATAGAGTGattcaagtatttttttgtacctttttttttttttaaatatatttaaattctcCTACATCTGGGCCAGGTAGGTTCAAAGTCGCATAAAGAAAACTGacttcttcagtgtttttcaaataaaatagcAAGCAAAGGTCAGCTCCCAGAAACGCTGAGGTCCTGAAAGCTAAATTCAAACTTGGAGGGGCCGGTGCTCCCTGGCGGTCCTTACCTCCACACCTGCCATAACCCTATCACAAGGCGTCACAAAGGCCTGTGAAGCCACCCATGAGGGCATTGGCAAGAGGGGAAGGGAGAATAGAatgatagaaataaataaaataacaaatatgataaaatagaatagaataaaaaaacatcatgatTAAACAGTTTTGAGACCTTATATTTGGTGTCTGGTCAAAAGACTCAGACTCATGACTGCGGTGTTTAAATATTCCTGGCTATAGCCCTGCCTgtgttgcttgtgttttttttagggttCAAGTGCTCCAGTAACAGTCTTCAAGGGATCCAAGAGGCCATACATGAAAGAGTGCATCCTCATTGTGAACCATGACACAGGAGAGTACAGACTagaaaaactcaacagcaacATCGCTGTGAAGAAGACCAGGTGGGTAGAAAAACTGCTTACAAATGATGttactactgttttttttttctcaccattttaaTAGAAGCattcttcatatttttgtttgcaCTGCACATGTGTGTTCCCAGGGCTGAGGGCAGCAGCAAGATCCATTCTCGTCTGGAGCAACAGACCAGTCGCCTGAGCCAGCAGATGAggagtaacaacaacaacagcagcagcagtaacaagACCTCAGCCAGCTCCAAGAGTTCTCCTCCCAAGGAGAAAACATCCCCGCCATCCCCCATGGACGACATTGAGAGAGGTAATATGGTTTCAGGCACAGTTAATTTTTCTCGAGGGTTTTTGCGCATTTGTGTCAGGATGAAATTTTTTGGCATCTTAGATCGGCGATTGTGTTTGACTGCTTGATTTTTATTCAATGTACACTCTTTTCCATAAATGGGGGTAATTATCACATATTTCTTCATCTTTGTTTGTGCTTATGCCACTGTGTACAGAACTGATGGCAGAGGCGCAGGTCATGGACCAGCTGAGCAGCAGTGACAGCTCCTCAGACTCCAACAGCTCCTCGTCCTCCAGCAGTGATGACAGCTCCAGCAGCAGTGACTCAGAAGATGAACGGACTTCTAGGCCGCCCTCGGCCCCAGCCAACCACAGCATGCCTATCATCAACACCAGCAGTCGCCACCAGGAGAGTGGAGGACTAATGAACACACTCAGTGAGTAGCCCTCTTAGCTCCATTTGAGTGTGTAAAACAGCTTCTTTCTTGTCTTTACATAGTAAGTTGATACCAGCCAGTTGCTTCTAAGTCAAAGATGAGCCAGGGGTTTGACAGTGTCCGCACAGTTATGAAAGCAGTAGGAActcattttcatagttttacTCTTACTCAACCAGAAACTctacaaaacatgtttaaaaatatgaaagtgaGGTTAATATGACTGGTTAAAATATTGTCCTCTACACtgacaaactttacatttgcTAAATAATTGCtcaatgatcattttaaattcaaataaaatatgttaaagtGATGCCTTAGTTTAGAGGGACATGATATGATCGGCATAAAAGCAGTAAATTGCACTTTTTTCTCCTACATAATCTGCttcaacattattttatattactgaGGTTGAGGTAATGAATAGGCCCTTTTTTAACAAGTTTTTCCTCATCTTGCTCATTACTCTCCattatttatgtcttttatttaattttaacttcTAACTCTAAAGCATAAAACCACTGTTACGTAAAATTGTCTAGAGTGGAGGTTGTGTCACAGGAATCAGGGAAAGACGCTCCCTCACTGCATGTAATAACAtgtatttgtttgcttcttCTAAAGTTAGTGAGTACTTTACAGAGTttcctaaaacaaaacaaaccaaactataacaaaaaagaacacaaataaGAAAACCCAATAAACTGAAGCAAAGATATAATtggtgaaatattaaaaaaaagaaaaaagactgaaattatttaaattaaattaattttataaataGATGTATGTAACCAGTCTTTAAAACTCATTGTTTATTTTGCCATCTACTTGTGCTGCAGAGAATGACCTCCAGCTGAGTGAATCCGGCAGTGAAAGTGATGACTGAACAACATGAGGACGTCTGCCTACCTCTGGACATCAGGAGGATTTTCAGTGAGGAGTGAAGGAACCAGGCACAGACCTGTCAGTGTCTTGCTTCCTTTAATGTGGAACTGTCTTCTCTACGTATCCACACTTCTGCAagcaaaatataatttgttGCTTCTCTGCTAACAAACTTCAAATTTTATGTCTCATTTATTGCTTCAtgatctgtattttatttttttttgttatgtgaaGATTGTATGTTAAAGAGATGCCTCAGTTCAGAGAGATGTGACATGGTTGGTGTAAGAGAAGCAGTGAACTATGCATAATGTTTCAATTCAGCGTATGCAGATGTGTGGTTAAACTGACCAAGCATATCAGGCAGAATGGCAGCAATGTTCACATAGTGCAGATAAATGTTTCTGGCCATCAATCAGTTGTCTTAAACCACCACTGGAGTTTCTGTATTTCAGGTTAGCAATATTAGGAACTTTTATTGTGCCTAGGTCAAATGTTGGTTAATAGctttggttctttttttaagaGTCTCAGCTGCATTAGTTTTTGATTGGAGACATTCAACTGTCATGACagaaatgaaacttttttttggttttgttttgttttttttttttttaggatgagCCACACTGATCTGACAGTCGTCTCCTTTTGTCTCATAGGGTTATTGTAAAATTAGCTGTAGAGCCTTTTG
This window contains:
- the eaf2 gene encoding ELL-associated factor 2, which encodes MNGTAYSNFDNQEHVLKLGETFEKHPKSAYHTVRYDFKPASIDTTCEGELEVGKGEQVTITLPNLEGSSAPVTVFKGSKRPYMKECILIVNHDTGEYRLEKLNSNIAVKKTRAEGSSKIHSRLEQQTSRLSQQMRSNNNNSSSSNKTSASSKSSPPKEKTSPPSPMDDIERELMAEAQVMDQLSSSDSSSDSNSSSSSSSDDSSSSSDSEDERTSRPPSAPANHSMPIINTSSRHQESGGLMNTLKNDLQLSESGSESDD